A window of Hymenobacter aerilatus contains these coding sequences:
- a CDS encoding alpha-L-rhamnosidase produces MLKTTLAFCLLLLLQTAYASSPATIAGLQCEYLERPLGLDAPQPRFTWRLRDARPGARQTSYRVLVATDSVALAQGRGAVWNSGVVKAGSTLVTYAGPALQPFTRYYWRVETKDHQKQPVISAITSFETGMLDQRNWQGAWIADAHDEHVKPAPYFRKVFEAKNSIRSARAYVAAAGLYELSVNGQRVGDHVLDPLYTRFDRRTLYVTYDITKQLQTGQNALGVLLGNGWYNLQSTAVWDFHKAPWRARPTFCMDVRITYTDGRVETITTGKDWKTALSPVIFNSIYTAEHYDARREQPGWNTVNFNDKEWKEVFFRTAPSRNIVAQAVRPIRAVEELPTQSVRRLNDTTYVFDLGRNIAGVSRLTVQGPAGTVVRLKHGERLYPNGHVDISNIDEHYRPTDKSDPFQTDIFILGGKGRESFQPRFNYKGFQYVEVTSSRSLPLTKESLMGYFLHSDVPAIGHVASANPTLDKLWQATNASYLSNLFGYPTDCPQREKNGWTGDSHIALETGLYSFDGITVYEKWLADYRDEQQPNGVLPSIVPSNGWGYEWGNGPDWTSSMVLIPWNIYLFYGDSKLLADCYDNMRRYVDLITDISPTHLTTWGLGDWVPVTDKPPVEFTSTCYYYADVVIMAKTARLFGKTGDAARYEALAAAIRQAFNAKYFNPQTNLYGNGTQTELSMPLYWHLVPEAAKAQVAANLAKQVATDNYHLNVGLLGQKSILNALSENGYADVAYRIAAQETYPSWGWWIKNGATTLYENWNIQAKHDISLNHIMFGEIGAWLYKGLGGIHPDPAQPGFRNVLLTPHFVPNLAHFEASHEAPQGTIRSAWARTGRAVQYTVTVPPNATATLRLPVVEGLQPHREGRAVKGEEVQLVAGSYVFDWK; encoded by the coding sequence ATGCTGAAAACCACGCTGGCCTTTTGCCTGCTCCTGCTTCTACAGACCGCGTACGCCAGCTCGCCGGCTACCATTGCCGGCTTGCAGTGCGAATACCTGGAGCGTCCTTTGGGCCTTGATGCGCCGCAGCCGCGCTTTACGTGGCGCCTACGAGATGCGCGGCCGGGCGCCCGCCAAACTTCCTACCGCGTGCTGGTGGCTACCGACTCGGTGGCGTTGGCGCAGGGTAGGGGTGCGGTCTGGAACTCGGGGGTGGTGAAAGCGGGCAGTACGTTGGTGACGTATGCGGGGCCAGCGTTGCAGCCCTTTACGCGGTATTACTGGCGGGTAGAGACGAAAGACCACCAGAAACAACCGGTCATCAGCGCCATCACCAGCTTCGAAACCGGAATGCTGGACCAGCGCAATTGGCAGGGTGCTTGGATAGCCGATGCCCACGATGAGCATGTGAAGCCTGCGCCCTACTTCCGCAAGGTGTTCGAGGCGAAAAACAGCATCCGGTCGGCGCGGGCATATGTGGCGGCGGCGGGGCTGTATGAGCTGTCGGTGAACGGGCAACGGGTAGGCGACCATGTGCTAGACCCGCTATACACGCGTTTCGACCGTCGCACGCTTTACGTCACCTATGATATTACCAAGCAGCTACAAACCGGCCAAAACGCCCTAGGCGTGCTGCTCGGCAATGGGTGGTACAACCTGCAATCTACTGCCGTATGGGACTTTCATAAGGCACCCTGGCGCGCCCGCCCTACCTTCTGCATGGATGTGCGTATCACCTACACCGATGGCCGCGTGGAAACTATCACGACCGGCAAGGATTGGAAAACGGCCCTGAGCCCTGTCATCTTCAACAGCATCTATACCGCCGAGCACTACGACGCCCGCCGGGAGCAGCCAGGCTGGAACACGGTGAATTTCAACGATAAGGAGTGGAAGGAAGTCTTCTTCCGCACGGCGCCGTCGCGCAATATTGTAGCGCAAGCGGTGCGGCCTATCCGGGCCGTGGAGGAGCTACCGACCCAAAGCGTGCGTCGCCTCAACGATACCACCTACGTGTTTGACTTGGGTAGGAACATTGCGGGCGTGAGCCGCCTCACAGTGCAGGGACCGGCTGGCACGGTGGTGCGCCTCAAGCACGGCGAGCGGCTCTACCCCAATGGCCACGTGGATATATCAAACATCGACGAGCACTACCGCCCCACCGATAAATCGGATCCATTTCAGACTGATATTTTCATCCTGGGCGGAAAGGGTAGGGAGAGTTTTCAGCCGCGTTTCAATTACAAGGGCTTTCAGTACGTGGAGGTGACAAGCAGCCGCTCGTTGCCGCTCACGAAAGAGAGCCTGATGGGCTACTTTCTGCACAGCGACGTGCCTGCCATCGGCCACGTGGCCAGCGCCAATCCTACCCTCGATAAGCTCTGGCAGGCTACCAACGCCTCCTACCTCTCCAACCTCTTTGGCTACCCCACCGACTGCCCGCAGCGCGAGAAAAACGGCTGGACCGGCGATTCGCATATTGCCCTGGAAACGGGTCTGTATAGCTTCGACGGCATTACAGTATACGAAAAATGGCTGGCCGACTACCGCGACGAGCAGCAGCCCAACGGCGTGCTACCCTCCATTGTGCCCTCCAACGGCTGGGGCTACGAGTGGGGCAATGGCCCCGACTGGACCAGCAGCATGGTGCTGATTCCTTGGAACATCTACCTGTTCTACGGCGACTCGAAGCTGCTCGCCGACTGCTACGACAACATGCGCCGCTACGTAGACCTCATCACCGACATCAGCCCTACCCACCTCACCACCTGGGGCCTCGGCGACTGGGTGCCCGTCACGGATAAGCCGCCCGTGGAGTTTACCTCCACCTGCTACTACTACGCCGATGTGGTGATAATGGCAAAGACCGCCCGGCTGTTTGGCAAGACGGGCGATGCGGCTCGGTACGAGGCGCTGGCCGCCGCCATCCGGCAGGCCTTCAATGCGAAATACTTCAACCCGCAAACCAACCTCTACGGCAACGGCACCCAAACCGAGCTGAGCATGCCGCTCTACTGGCACCTGGTGCCGGAGGCCGCCAAAGCCCAAGTAGCCGCTAACCTGGCCAAACAAGTAGCCACTGATAACTATCACCTCAATGTAGGCTTGCTAGGCCAGAAGTCCATCCTGAACGCTCTTAGTGAAAACGGCTACGCCGACGTGGCCTACCGCATTGCTGCGCAGGAAACCTACCCTTCCTGGGGCTGGTGGATCAAGAACGGCGCCACCACGCTATACGAAAACTGGAATATCCAAGCCAAGCACGACATCTCGCTCAACCACATCATGTTCGGTGAAATTGGGGCGTGGCTCTACAAAGGCCTCGGCGGCATCCACCCCGACCCGGCCCAACCTGGCTTCCGCAACGTGCTGCTCACCCCGCATTTTGTGCCGAACCTTGCGCACTTCGAGGCCAGCCACGAGGCGCCCCAAGGCACCATCCGCTCCGCCTGGGCCCGTACTGGCCGCGCCGTGCAGTACACCGTGACCGTTCCGCCCAATGCCACGGCTACGCTGCGCCTACCAGTGGTAGAGGGCTTGCAGCCGCACCGGGAGGGTAGGGCAGTGAAGGGCGAAGAGGTGCAGCTGGTGGCCGGGAGTTACGTATTCGACTGGAAGTGA
- a CDS encoding T9SS type A sorting domain-containing protein: protein MLAPTAFGQNKYQVAGEAILDKLNTKFYNASRQLYVEQIDANENVIVERGGASYVWPASHMLRALRYGSLVNPAKYTARLKSYAYALDQYQQRGIYASDIVPGADPLYDDNAIVGLALMDAYQQVLPTESGIYDRSLIGLNYCLNARDANWGVPQKEAELGWGKFYSQATILPALHCALIAKNSSDPTYLTIAKRYYDLINDVNRKMRDGSTHLLHQYSFYSNGSWSLVGHGENGAGYRAYQTTPNIQLALKLYQLTGNIRYLDDARSMADACLKQWYTPGKGVREISFWGGSDMVEMLVDFYDVDHNPKWLTTAQNIVDYLIEYGRDQLGYYPGSYNDADGTWSLDRRYISPASIQMMGQACAAAAILRVAQATATPLATTRRAASTDELRVFPNPATDHLTLQGNRTVAGGKVTVVNSLGQTVMLVDSYAKRLDVSALAPGVYTLCWLKGEQRLTTRFVKQVK, encoded by the coding sequence TTGCTTGCTCCAACTGCCTTTGGCCAGAACAAATACCAAGTGGCGGGCGAGGCTATTCTGGATAAGCTGAATACCAAGTTCTACAACGCCAGCAGGCAGCTGTATGTGGAGCAGATTGATGCCAACGAAAACGTGATTGTGGAGCGCGGCGGCGCAAGCTACGTGTGGCCTGCATCGCATATGCTGCGGGCGCTGCGCTACGGGTCCTTGGTAAATCCGGCGAAGTATACAGCGCGGCTCAAATCCTACGCCTACGCCCTCGATCAGTACCAGCAGCGTGGCATATACGCCTCCGACATTGTGCCCGGCGCCGATCCGCTGTATGACGATAATGCCATTGTGGGGCTGGCGCTGATGGATGCCTATCAACAGGTACTCCCCACCGAAAGCGGCATCTACGACCGCTCCCTGATTGGCCTCAATTACTGCCTGAACGCACGCGATGCAAATTGGGGCGTCCCGCAAAAAGAAGCAGAGTTAGGATGGGGCAAGTTCTACTCGCAGGCCACGATTTTGCCGGCACTCCACTGCGCTCTAATCGCCAAAAATAGCTCCGACCCTACCTACCTGACCATTGCCAAACGCTACTACGACCTCATCAATGATGTGAACCGCAAGATGCGTGATGGTAGCACCCACCTCCTTCATCAGTATTCCTTTTACTCCAACGGCAGTTGGAGCCTAGTGGGGCACGGCGAAAATGGGGCGGGCTACCGTGCCTATCAAACTACGCCCAACATTCAGTTAGCCCTCAAGCTCTACCAACTGACGGGCAACATCCGCTACCTCGACGATGCGAGGAGTATGGCCGATGCCTGCCTGAAGCAATGGTATACGCCTGGCAAGGGAGTGAGAGAAATCTCTTTCTGGGGTGGCAGCGACATGGTGGAAATGCTGGTGGACTTCTACGACGTTGACCACAATCCAAAGTGGCTTACTACGGCACAAAACATTGTGGACTACCTTATAGAGTACGGCCGCGACCAGTTGGGTTACTATCCCGGCTCCTACAACGATGCGGATGGTACCTGGAGCCTAGACCGCCGCTACATCTCACCCGCTTCCATCCAGATGATGGGCCAGGCCTGTGCGGCGGCGGCCATTTTGCGGGTAGCGCAAGCCACCGCTACGCCGCTCGCTACTACCCGCCGTGCAGCCAGCACCGATGAGCTACGGGTCTTCCCCAACCCGGCAACGGACCACCTCACGCTACAAGGCAACCGCACCGTAGCAGGAGGAAAAGTTACGGTTGTTAACTCGCTGGGACAAACGGTTATGCTGGTCGATTCCTATGCAAAGCGATTGGACGTTTCTGCACTAGCACCAGGCGTGTACACCCTCTGCTGGCTCAAAGGTGAACAGCGCCTGACCACACGATTTGTGAAACAAGTGAAGTAG
- a CDS encoding transketolase family protein, with product MKDFPYTEKKDTRSGFGAGLQELGKTNPNVVALCADLVGSLKMDAFIKDNPERFFQVGIAEANMMGVAAGLTIGGKIPFTGTFANFSTGRVYDQIRQSIAYSNKNVKICASHAGLTLGEDGATHQILEDVGMMKMLPNMTVINPCDYNQTKAATIAIADHEGPVYLRFGRPVVPVFTPADQEFIIGKAVMLNEGTDVSIFATGHLVWKAILAGKLLADKGINAEIINIHTIKPLDAEAILNSVRKTRCVVTAEEHQLNGGLGDSVAQLLAREEPLPLEMVGVDDSFGESGTPDQLMEKYGLNEAAIVAAVEKVMARRK from the coding sequence ATGAAAGACTTCCCCTACACCGAAAAGAAAGACACCCGCTCGGGCTTTGGCGCCGGCTTGCAGGAGCTGGGCAAAACCAACCCCAACGTAGTAGCCCTCTGCGCCGACTTGGTAGGCTCCTTGAAAATGGATGCCTTCATCAAAGACAATCCAGAGCGCTTCTTCCAGGTAGGTATTGCCGAGGCCAACATGATGGGCGTGGCCGCTGGCCTGACTATTGGCGGCAAGATTCCTTTCACGGGCACGTTTGCCAACTTCTCCACGGGCCGCGTGTACGACCAGATTCGGCAGAGCATTGCCTATTCTAATAAGAACGTGAAAATCTGCGCTTCGCACGCGGGCCTGACGCTGGGCGAAGACGGGGCTACCCACCAGATTCTGGAAGACGTGGGCATGATGAAGATGCTGCCCAACATGACCGTCATCAACCCCTGCGACTACAACCAGACCAAAGCCGCCACCATTGCCATTGCCGACCACGAAGGCCCGGTGTACCTGCGCTTCGGCCGCCCTGTGGTGCCGGTGTTCACCCCCGCTGACCAGGAGTTTATCATTGGCAAAGCCGTGATGCTGAACGAAGGCACCGACGTGAGCATCTTCGCCACGGGCCACTTGGTATGGAAGGCCATCTTGGCTGGTAAGCTACTGGCTGACAAAGGTATCAATGCCGAAATCATCAACATCCACACCATCAAGCCCCTGGATGCCGAAGCTATTTTGAACTCGGTGCGCAAAACGCGCTGCGTGGTAACGGCTGAGGAGCACCAGCTCAACGGCGGCCTCGGCGACAGCGTGGCCCAGCTGCTAGCCCGCGAGGAGCCCCTACCCCTGGAGATGGTTGGCGTAGATGACTCCTTCGGCGAAAGCGGTACCCCCGACCAATTGATGGAAAAATACGGCCTCAACGAAGCCGCTATTGTAGCCGCCGTTGAAAAAGTAATGGCCCGCCGGAAGTAA
- a CDS encoding phytanoyl-CoA dioxygenase family protein yields MIQLATLPVLFPVAPNAPAAAAEQLALNGCATIPQVFSIQEVTQLLQIIDKAEATSHNFRRTQDLFAIRNLLGEIPELQRALFTPKLRQLLDTLFPNTTPCLTKAIYFDKPAQSNWLVAWHQDLMHNVNQRLDFLGFSPWSTKSDNVSVQPPREILESICTLRLHLDDCNATNGALKVVPRSHQCGAIPAANLPAYTLNAITCPVPAGGVMLMKPLTLHASNRSTSARPRRVIHLEFSAAELPSGLHWRERLPIL; encoded by the coding sequence ATGATTCAGCTTGCTACGCTACCCGTTTTATTTCCAGTGGCGCCTAATGCTCCAGCCGCCGCCGCTGAACAGCTGGCGCTGAATGGTTGCGCTACTATACCGCAGGTATTTAGCATTCAGGAGGTAACACAATTGCTACAAATCATTGACAAAGCAGAAGCCACATCTCATAACTTTCGACGCACACAGGATTTGTTTGCAATTCGCAATTTGTTAGGAGAAATACCTGAGTTGCAGCGGGCACTTTTCACACCGAAACTGCGGCAATTGTTAGATACTTTGTTTCCGAACACTACACCTTGCCTCACCAAGGCTATCTACTTTGACAAGCCAGCTCAATCGAACTGGCTGGTAGCCTGGCATCAAGACTTGATGCATAACGTTAACCAACGACTTGATTTTCTTGGCTTTAGTCCGTGGAGCACAAAGTCAGACAACGTGAGCGTACAGCCCCCGCGAGAAATTCTGGAAAGTATCTGTACCCTTCGTCTTCACCTTGATGATTGCAACGCGACCAATGGGGCGCTGAAAGTGGTACCTCGTTCGCATCAGTGCGGCGCTATTCCGGCTGCCAATTTACCAGCGTATACCCTTAACGCTATAACGTGCCCCGTACCGGCCGGTGGCGTGATGCTGATGAAACCATTGACGCTACATGCTTCCAACCGCAGTACTAGCGCCCGCCCTCGCCGCGTGATTCACCTAGAATTTAGCGCGGCTGAGTTGCCAAGCGGCTTGCACTGGCGCGAAAGGCTACCTATTCTCTAA
- a CDS encoding vWA domain-containing protein codes for MLTLGRVCGFLLGSLLLLTAPLRAQNQSEKPRTTRILFLLDASGSMNASWEGGPRMEVAKRLLARMADSLDSYPNLQLALRVYGHQHLAKENNCEDSRLEVPFASKNARAIREKLKTIEGKGNTPITYSLQQSARDFPADPNSRNVLILITDGLESCKGDPCATALALQRKRVFLKPFVIGIGAEKEFGKQLECLGQYYNAADVGTFRTVLNDVIAQTLSKTTVAVNLTDEQGRPTESNVNLTFLNNVTEQPEYNYVHYRDAQGKPDVLDVDALQSYDLVINTVPPVVQRNLPIRPGKANVLTYKTPQGTLALRNPSLTPNPYGTVRAVVRAQGNAATVVSLPFGAKQKLLAGNYEVELLTLPRLVRRITVKQGQETAVTYEAPGTLNIISDLKGYGSIYQINQDDSQTWVYTLPDGGSSKLNLPMQPGNYRLVFRSANALGSKFTDTRNFSIRSGQVTSVSIFGK; via the coding sequence ATGCTGACACTGGGCCGCGTATGTGGGTTTCTACTGGGTAGCCTGCTGCTACTCACAGCCCCACTACGCGCTCAAAATCAGTCTGAAAAGCCCCGCACCACCCGCATTCTGTTTCTGCTCGATGCCTCGGGCTCGATGAATGCTTCTTGGGAAGGCGGCCCACGCATGGAGGTAGCCAAACGCCTACTTGCTCGCATGGCCGACTCGCTCGACTCCTACCCCAACCTGCAACTGGCCTTGCGCGTGTACGGCCATCAGCACCTGGCCAAGGAAAACAACTGTGAGGACTCCCGACTGGAAGTGCCGTTTGCCAGCAAAAATGCCCGCGCTATTCGCGAAAAGCTCAAGACCATCGAGGGCAAGGGCAATACGCCCATCACCTACTCCCTGCAACAGTCGGCCCGGGACTTTCCCGCCGACCCCAACTCCCGCAACGTGCTCATCCTCATCACAGACGGCCTCGAATCTTGCAAGGGCGACCCTTGCGCTACGGCGCTGGCGTTGCAGCGCAAGCGGGTGTTCCTGAAGCCGTTTGTAATTGGTATTGGGGCTGAAAAGGAGTTCGGCAAGCAGCTCGAATGCCTGGGACAGTACTACAACGCCGCCGACGTGGGCACTTTCCGCACAGTACTCAACGATGTGATTGCCCAAACCCTGAGCAAAACCACCGTGGCCGTGAACCTTACCGACGAACAGGGTAGACCGACGGAAAGCAACGTCAACCTCACGTTCCTCAACAACGTGACGGAGCAGCCGGAGTACAACTACGTGCACTACCGCGACGCCCAGGGCAAGCCCGACGTGCTGGACGTGGATGCCTTGCAAAGCTATGACCTAGTGATAAACACCGTGCCGCCGGTGGTGCAACGCAACCTACCCATCCGGCCCGGCAAAGCCAACGTGCTGACATACAAAACGCCCCAAGGCACGCTGGCACTTCGCAATCCGTCGCTCACGCCCAACCCCTATGGCACGGTGCGAGCCGTGGTGCGGGCGCAGGGCAATGCGGCTACGGTAGTATCCCTACCCTTTGGCGCGAAGCAAAAGCTACTGGCCGGCAACTACGAGGTAGAGCTACTGACCCTACCCCGCTTGGTGCGCCGCATCACGGTGAAGCAGGGCCAAGAAACGGCCGTGACGTACGAAGCGCCCGGTACGCTCAACATCATCTCGGATCTGAAAGGCTACGGCAGCATCTACCAGATAAACCAGGACGACTCGCAAACATGGGTGTACACCCTGCCCGATGGAGGTAGCAGCAAGCTCAACCTACCCATGCAGCCGGGCAACTACCGCCTAGTGTTCCGCTCGGCCAACGCACTGGGCAGCAAGTTCACCGACACGCGCAATTTTTCCATTCGCTCGGGGCAGGTCACCTCGGTTAGCATTTTCGGGAAATGA
- a CDS encoding transketolase: MTQPIAPAPPVSLEPKSIPQLKQIAAQVRRDIVRMVHAVSSGHPGGSLGCTDLLVALYFKMMKHNPEFSMDGIGEDLFFLSNGHISATLYSVLARSGYFPVSELNTFRKIDSRLQGHPTTAEHLPGVRIASGSLGQGLSVATGAAQAKKLNNDDRTVYVLMGDGELQEGQIWEAALYAPHHKVDNLIAIVDRNGQQIDGPTEKIGGLGDLRAKFEAFNWQVIEADGNQFETLLPALEQAKSLLGNGKPVMFLMDTQMGFGVDYMMGTHKWHGTAPNDEQLEKALQQLLVEEASDY; the protein is encoded by the coding sequence ATGACGCAGCCGATTGCCCCCGCGCCCCCCGTTTCTCTGGAACCCAAGTCTATTCCTCAACTCAAGCAGATTGCTGCCCAAGTGCGGCGCGACATCGTGCGCATGGTGCACGCCGTTAGCTCGGGTCACCCCGGCGGCTCGCTGGGCTGCACCGATCTGCTAGTGGCGCTGTACTTCAAAATGATGAAGCACAACCCCGAGTTTTCGATGGATGGTATCGGCGAGGACCTATTTTTCCTTTCGAACGGCCACATTTCGGCTACTCTCTACTCGGTGCTGGCGCGTTCGGGCTACTTCCCGGTAAGCGAGCTGAACACTTTCCGCAAGATCGATTCGCGCCTGCAGGGCCACCCTACCACCGCTGAGCACCTACCCGGCGTGCGTATTGCCAGCGGCTCACTGGGCCAGGGCCTGAGCGTGGCTACGGGCGCCGCCCAGGCTAAGAAGCTCAACAACGACGACCGCACCGTATATGTGCTCATGGGCGACGGCGAGCTGCAGGAAGGCCAAATCTGGGAAGCCGCCCTCTACGCTCCACACCACAAGGTAGACAACCTCATTGCCATCGTAGACCGCAACGGTCAGCAGATTGACGGCCCCACCGAGAAAATCGGCGGGCTCGGCGACTTGCGTGCCAAGTTTGAAGCCTTTAACTGGCAGGTGATTGAAGCCGATGGCAACCAATTTGAAACCCTGTTGCCCGCCCTGGAGCAAGCTAAGTCGTTACTAGGCAACGGCAAGCCCGTGATGTTCCTGATGGACACCCAAATGGGCTTCGGTGTGGACTACATGATGGGCACGCACAAGTGGCACGGCACCGCCCCCAACGACGAGCAGCTGGAAAAAGCCTTGCAGCAGCTACTGGTAGAGGAAGCCAGCGACTACTAA
- a CDS encoding C45 family peptidase yields MNNEDFFHTSSNYVNAFPAKDKHTLGYITLTYGSPQSSVQGGVNEAGLFFDINALPPPQQYKVSVGKKPFPHGNMLEYMLQHCKSVPEFLALWDTYYLPDLGDQIHVADKYGNLAVIAPDTILRATKYLTSTNFNVCATGLQKQSCWRYPIAQKLLAQDGVSHESLLKIAAATSQREFTTSVYTNIHNLSTGEIWFYLAEEYTMPWHTSVAKLLTQGKQHILLATKFPRNTSQLLASVLQHGGDAQAVGRFLQKSQLTADQRESQLRMAFLNDFYIDKKFAQANVLFPVWEQYMYTNKRLDSTEVQFTKAEVLAVEGRNEEAIQVLEALAKPNWKTNALLANLRDSIEANVVIELPGYLKAKSVVVEIKGEYSFFHFMQKTPTGWLLKLKTNREELKYCFYVAGKRVLNPMLPVLQNQETAKGDFASFNISKL; encoded by the coding sequence ATGAATAATGAAGACTTCTTTCATACGTCTTCTAACTACGTGAATGCCTTTCCAGCCAAGGACAAGCACACGCTGGGTTACATCACCCTTACCTACGGTTCTCCTCAAAGCAGCGTGCAAGGGGGTGTGAACGAGGCTGGTCTCTTTTTTGATATCAATGCGCTACCGCCACCGCAGCAGTACAAAGTAAGCGTTGGCAAAAAGCCGTTTCCTCACGGCAACATGCTGGAATACATGCTTCAGCATTGTAAATCGGTGCCCGAATTTTTGGCCTTGTGGGACACCTACTATTTACCCGATCTAGGTGATCAAATCCATGTCGCCGATAAATATGGGAATCTGGCCGTTATTGCCCCTGACACCATTCTTCGCGCCACCAAATACCTCACTTCCACGAATTTCAACGTGTGCGCTACTGGTCTGCAAAAGCAGAGTTGCTGGCGTTACCCTATTGCGCAGAAATTGCTGGCGCAAGATGGTGTAAGTCATGAAAGCCTCCTCAAGATTGCAGCCGCTACGTCCCAGCGTGAGTTTACGACCTCAGTCTACACGAATATTCACAACCTATCTACGGGGGAAATCTGGTTTTATCTGGCCGAAGAATACACCATGCCATGGCACACGAGCGTGGCCAAATTGCTCACGCAAGGCAAGCAGCACATCTTACTAGCGACCAAATTTCCGCGAAATACCAGTCAGCTCCTTGCTTCGGTGTTGCAGCATGGGGGTGATGCGCAAGCAGTTGGTCGCTTTTTGCAAAAGAGCCAACTCACTGCAGACCAGAGAGAATCACAGTTGCGCATGGCTTTTCTGAACGACTTCTACATCGACAAAAAATTTGCGCAAGCAAACGTTCTTTTTCCTGTGTGGGAGCAGTATATGTACACCAATAAGCGTCTGGACAGTACAGAAGTACAGTTTACGAAGGCAGAGGTGTTAGCCGTTGAGGGTAGGAACGAAGAAGCCATTCAGGTGCTAGAGGCACTTGCAAAGCCTAATTGGAAAACCAACGCGTTGCTTGCCAACCTTCGGGACTCAATAGAAGCTAATGTGGTAATTGAGTTACCAGGTTATCTGAAGGCAAAATCCGTTGTCGTAGAGATTAAAGGCGAGTATAGTTTTTTCCATTTTATGCAAAAAACGCCTACTGGCTGGCTTTTAAAGCTGAAAACAAACCGGGAAGAACTGAAATACTGCTTCTACGTTGCGGGCAAACGGGTTTTGAATCCTATGCTACCGGTGCTGCAGAACCAAGAAACAGCAAAAGGGGACTTTGCTTCCTTCAATATCTCGAAACTGTAG
- the bcp gene encoding thioredoxin-dependent thiol peroxidase yields the protein MALQAGDTAPAFTATDQDGNTVSLSDFRGKKVALYFYPKDDTPGCTAQACNLRDHQEELTAKNVQVIGVSTDNEASHKKFALKYDLPFPLLADTDKQLVEAYGVWQEKKNYGRAYMGIVRTTFLIDEEGVIEKVIKKVDTKNHTEQLA from the coding sequence ATGGCCTTACAAGCTGGCGATACCGCCCCTGCCTTCACTGCCACCGACCAGGATGGCAACACCGTTAGCCTCTCCGATTTTCGGGGAAAGAAAGTAGCGCTATACTTCTACCCCAAGGATGACACGCCTGGTTGCACGGCCCAGGCCTGCAACCTGCGCGACCACCAAGAGGAGCTGACCGCCAAAAACGTGCAGGTCATCGGTGTAAGTACCGATAACGAAGCCTCACATAAGAAATTTGCTCTGAAGTACGACCTACCCTTTCCCCTACTCGCCGATACCGATAAGCAATTGGTAGAAGCCTACGGTGTGTGGCAGGAAAAGAAGAATTACGGCCGCGCCTATATGGGCATTGTGCGCACCACCTTTCTCATTGATGAAGAAGGTGTGATTGAGAAGGTTATCAAGAAAGTAGACACTAAAAACCACACCGAGCAGTTAGCTTAA
- a CDS encoding lipocalin family protein — protein sequence MSARRPIIVGAVATTVAAVAALYAKSRHHEPLPTVPYVDLPRYAGKWYEIARLPASFEKDCTSVTAQYTIRPDGDVTVVNTCHKHTPTGKVKKAAGLATVADPTTNAKLKVQFFWPFKGDYWILALDADYRYALVGEPSRENLWLLSRTPQLPVVVQNELVQRGQELGFPVEKLIFTQQAPPAF from the coding sequence ATGTCTGCACGCCGTCCGATTATTGTAGGAGCCGTGGCCACCACCGTGGCCGCCGTGGCTGCTTTGTACGCCAAATCACGCCACCATGAGCCGCTGCCTACCGTCCCCTACGTCGATTTGCCGCGTTACGCGGGCAAATGGTATGAAATTGCCCGCCTGCCTGCTTCCTTCGAGAAAGACTGCACCAGCGTAACGGCCCAGTACACCATCCGCCCCGACGGCGACGTGACGGTGGTAAACACCTGCCATAAGCATACGCCCACGGGCAAAGTGAAGAAGGCCGCGGGTCTGGCCACCGTAGCCGACCCTACCACTAATGCCAAGCTGAAAGTGCAATTTTTCTGGCCGTTTAAAGGCGATTATTGGATTCTGGCTCTCGATGCCGACTACCGTTACGCCCTAGTAGGCGAACCCAGCCGCGAAAACCTGTGGCTGCTGAGCCGCACCCCGCAACTGCCCGTCGTTGTACAAAATGAATTGGTACAGCGCGGCCAGGAGTTGGGATTCCCCGTCGAAAAGCTGATTTTCACCCAGCAAGCCCCACCTGCGTTTTAG